From a region of the Bradyrhizobium diazoefficiens genome:
- a CDS encoding AMP-binding protein — protein MQAGFSIETSAGSGIGTVGALFEACAELHAARLAIEHRDRRVTYGELRDRVRRLTAVFAARGLQRGDRLGLLSRNRAEYLEIELAAASLGIITACLNWRLSERELSYCIELVSPKLLLVEADLAANLPVAVQVNPILEIGPHYESELARQDGRAIPSVAAPEDGLVILYTSGTTGLPKGAVISHRAMVMRALVFSSELGIAPHDTFVAWAPLFHMASTDHALATLLRGGTVVVIDGFQLDPLLAAVSHHHIGWLVLIPGMVEAFADGLRSQRITAMGVRVCGAMADLVPPHAIAEVTELLGAPYLNSFGSTETGLPPATRALIAPGDIPASLSKRQNAFCQIKLVDGSDNEVAPGEPGELAIRSPTLFSGYWRAEETNAHDFRGGWFHMGDVFRRNADGSLDFVDRAKYLIKSGGENIYPAEIERVLLSDDRIAEVAVVRAADARWGEAPVAFVACREGAAMAQAELVELCRRELASYKRPREFRFIAFNEFPRSTSGKVQRHELERLLKAST, from the coding sequence ATGCAAGCCGGATTCAGTATCGAGACGAGCGCCGGATCCGGGATCGGAACCGTCGGCGCATTATTCGAGGCCTGCGCGGAGCTTCACGCCGCAAGGCTCGCGATCGAGCACCGCGACCGGCGCGTCACCTATGGCGAGCTGCGCGACCGGGTGCGCCGCCTGACGGCCGTGTTCGCCGCGCGCGGCCTACAGCGCGGCGACCGGCTCGGTCTGCTGTCGCGCAACCGTGCGGAATATCTCGAGATCGAGCTCGCAGCGGCCAGTCTCGGGATCATCACGGCTTGCCTCAATTGGCGCTTGTCGGAGCGCGAGCTCTCCTACTGCATCGAGCTAGTGTCGCCCAAGCTGCTCCTCGTCGAGGCCGATCTCGCGGCAAACCTCCCCGTCGCCGTCCAGGTGAACCCGATCCTGGAGATCGGTCCTCATTATGAGAGCGAGCTCGCGCGACAGGATGGACGGGCGATCCCTTCCGTCGCGGCGCCGGAAGACGGACTCGTCATTCTCTACACCAGCGGAACGACCGGCCTCCCGAAGGGCGCGGTAATTTCGCATCGCGCGATGGTGATGCGGGCGCTGGTGTTTTCCTCCGAGCTCGGCATCGCGCCGCACGACACATTCGTCGCCTGGGCGCCCCTGTTCCACATGGCCTCGACGGATCATGCGCTCGCTACGCTGTTGCGCGGCGGAACGGTCGTCGTGATCGACGGATTCCAGCTCGACCCGCTGCTGGCGGCCGTATCCCACCACCACATTGGCTGGCTGGTGCTGATACCGGGCATGGTGGAGGCCTTTGCCGACGGGCTGAGGTCGCAGCGCATCACGGCGATGGGCGTAAGGGTGTGCGGCGCCATGGCCGATCTCGTGCCCCCGCATGCGATCGCCGAGGTCACCGAATTGCTCGGCGCTCCCTATCTCAACAGCTTCGGCTCGACCGAGACAGGGCTGCCGCCGGCGACGCGGGCCTTGATCGCGCCGGGCGACATACCGGCCAGCCTGTCGAAGCGACAGAACGCGTTCTGCCAGATCAAGCTCGTCGACGGGTCCGACAACGAGGTCGCGCCCGGCGAGCCCGGCGAATTGGCGATCCGCAGCCCGACGCTTTTCTCCGGCTATTGGCGGGCGGAGGAGACCAACGCGCACGACTTCCGCGGCGGCTGGTTCCACATGGGCGACGTGTTCAGGCGCAATGCCGACGGGTCGCTCGATTTCGTCGACCGCGCCAAATATCTGATCAAGTCGGGCGGCGAGAACATCTACCCCGCCGAGATAGAGCGCGTCCTTTTGAGCGACGATCGGATCGCCGAGGTCGCCGTCGTCCGCGCCGCCGATGCGCGGTGGGGCGAAGCGCCGGTGGCCTTCGTCGCCTGCCGCGAGGGAGCTGCCATGGCACAGGCCGAGCTCGTCGAACTCTGCCGCCGGGAGCTCGCGAGCTACAAGCGGCCGCGCGAATTCCGCTTCATTGCGTTCAACGAATTTCCCCGCTCCACCAGCGGCAAGGTGCAGCGCCACGAACTCGAACGCCTGTTGAAAGCCTCCACATGA
- a CDS encoding carboxyl transferase domain-containing protein, with the protein MAVMKSDVITSTEEYARNRSAYAERIADLRQRRAAAMRGGPERARKLHKERDQLLPRERIAALADPGSPFLELCQLAGEGLYDGVPPGGSIITGVGMISGRPCMIIANEPTVKGGTYYGITCKKHVRAQRFAWQHRLPCVTLVQSGGANLPDQPNIFPDDGQFGSIFYNQVRMSAEGIPQIAVVHGPSTAGGAYIPALCDETVIIRNQGAMFLGGPQLVYAATREEVGIEALGGGEMHSRVSGVTDHLAENDAHAIAITREIVASLGEIPRQSRTVADVREPQFDPNEIYGLISSDPRIPTNNRDILARLVDGSEFHEFKQLYGDTLITGFARIMGFEIGILCNNGVLFSESALKAAHFIELCCKRDIPLLFMADVTGFMVGREPEEGGITKNGAKMVTAMASANVPKYTLIMGNAYGAGYLAMCGRAFRPNAMMMWPNARSAIMGPDQAATTLAMVRDEVHRREGTTWTNAEREAYMAPTRRTFEDFANAYNFARNTWCDMVIDPLETRSVMALLLDLAGRVPHQHTDFGVFRM; encoded by the coding sequence ATGGCCGTCATGAAATCCGACGTCATCACCTCGACCGAGGAATACGCCCGCAACCGCAGCGCCTATGCCGAGCGTATCGCCGACCTGCGGCAGCGCCGGGCGGCGGCCATGCGCGGTGGACCGGAACGGGCGCGCAAGCTTCACAAGGAGCGCGACCAGTTGCTGCCGCGTGAGCGGATCGCGGCGCTGGCCGATCCCGGATCTCCCTTTCTCGAGCTTTGTCAGCTCGCCGGCGAGGGCCTGTACGACGGCGTGCCGCCCGGCGGCAGCATCATCACCGGGGTCGGCATGATCTCCGGTCGCCCCTGCATGATCATCGCCAACGAGCCCACCGTGAAGGGCGGCACCTATTACGGCATCACCTGCAAGAAGCATGTGCGCGCCCAGCGCTTTGCCTGGCAGCACCGGCTGCCCTGCGTGACGCTGGTGCAGTCGGGCGGCGCCAATCTGCCCGACCAGCCCAACATCTTTCCCGACGACGGCCAGTTCGGCTCGATCTTCTACAACCAGGTCAGGATGTCAGCCGAAGGCATCCCGCAAATCGCGGTGGTGCACGGCCCCTCGACCGCGGGCGGCGCCTATATCCCGGCCTTGTGCGACGAGACCGTGATCATCCGAAACCAGGGCGCCATGTTCCTCGGCGGGCCGCAACTGGTCTATGCGGCGACGCGCGAGGAAGTCGGCATCGAGGCGCTCGGCGGCGGCGAGATGCATAGTCGCGTCAGTGGCGTTACCGATCATCTCGCCGAGAACGACGCCCACGCGATCGCCATCACCCGCGAGATCGTGGCAAGCCTCGGCGAGATTCCTCGGCAGAGTCGGACCGTCGCCGACGTGCGCGAGCCGCAATTCGATCCAAACGAGATCTACGGCCTGATCAGCTCGGATCCGCGCATTCCCACCAACAATCGCGACATCCTTGCCCGTCTCGTCGACGGCAGTGAGTTCCACGAGTTCAAGCAGCTCTACGGCGACACGTTGATAACCGGCTTTGCCCGGATCATGGGCTTCGAGATCGGCATCCTCTGCAACAACGGCGTGCTGTTCTCCGAAAGCGCGCTAAAGGCAGCGCACTTCATCGAGCTGTGTTGCAAGCGCGACATTCCCTTGCTGTTCATGGCCGACGTCACCGGCTTCATGGTCGGCCGCGAGCCGGAAGAAGGCGGCATCACCAAGAACGGCGCGAAGATGGTTACGGCGATGGCGAGCGCCAACGTACCGAAATACACACTGATCATGGGCAACGCCTATGGCGCGGGCTACCTCGCGATGTGCGGCCGCGCGTTCCGGCCGAACGCGATGATGATGTGGCCCAATGCCCGCTCCGCCATCATGGGCCCCGACCAGGCCGCAACCACGCTCGCGATGGTCCGCGACGAGGTGCACAGGCGCGAGGGCACGACGTGGACCAATGCCGAGCGCGAGGCCTATATGGCGCCGACCAGGCGAACCTTCGAGGATTTCGCCAATGCCTACAACTTCGCCCGCAACACCTGGTGCGACATGGTGATCGATCCGCTCGAAACCCGAAGCGTGATGGCGCTGCTGCTCGACCTCGCCGGCCGCGTCCCGCATCAGCACACCGATTTCGGCGTGTTCCGGATGTAG
- a CDS encoding Zn-ribbon domain-containing OB-fold protein, with translation MASEETNRKPLPAPDADTAAFWQGLRHGKLLLQDCRCCRHVQYYQQATCRACGSDELEHRPATGRGKVHSFSVVHRAPGPAFMADVPYAVLLVELAEGPRMISTLTGSDPADVTFDMEVELAFDQVSDDVVLPRFRKA, from the coding sequence ATGGCATCCGAAGAGACCAATCGAAAGCCCCTGCCCGCGCCTGACGCCGACACCGCCGCATTCTGGCAGGGCCTGCGACACGGCAAGCTCCTGCTGCAGGATTGCCGCTGCTGCCGGCATGTGCAGTACTACCAGCAGGCCACATGCCGCGCGTGCGGCAGCGACGAGCTCGAGCACAGGCCGGCAACCGGCCGCGGCAAGGTGCATTCCTTCAGCGTGGTTCATCGTGCCCCCGGCCCCGCATTCATGGCGGACGTTCCCTATGCCGTGCTGCTCGTCGAGCTCGCGGAAGGACCGCGCATGATCAGCACCCTGACGGGGAGCGATCCCGCTGACGTCACGTTCGACATGGAGGTCGAGCTGGCATTCGACCAGGTGTCCGACGACGTCGTTCTGCCGCGCTTCCGAAAAGCCTGA
- a CDS encoding thiolase: MSDTSLRGKVAVIGIGLSAVGKVPGRSPLSLAAEAARNALADAGVAKSEVDGVLSSHAFASPFHRFSVAFSEYFGIRPTFSNTLQVSGATAATMFSIGAAAIHGGLAKTVLLVAADSLMTGLTPDLALRSLTESRDQQYEMPFGIPVANTFAMTAHRHMKEFGTTPEQLAEVAAVHRRHAARTPGAQQTTPITVADVLNSPMVTTPYHKLDCSLISDGGAAFVLTSVEHAMSLGIETPIYILGCGECYTHEHIFLMPSLTTTGAVESAGRAYAMAGYQPRDVDVAGIYDCFTGTVVMMLEDLGFCRKGEGGPFVADGQMSYGGQIPSNTHGGLLSFAHSGMPGSLFHFHEVIAQLRGRCGERQVEGAELGLVHSLGAGFATNATTILGTRGTL, from the coding sequence ATGAGCGACACCAGCCTGCGCGGAAAGGTCGCCGTCATCGGCATCGGACTGTCGGCGGTCGGCAAGGTGCCGGGCCGCAGTCCGCTCTCGCTCGCCGCCGAAGCAGCCAGGAACGCGCTCGCGGATGCCGGCGTTGCCAAGAGCGAGGTGGATGGCGTGCTGTCGAGCCATGCCTTCGCCTCCCCGTTCCATCGCTTCAGCGTTGCCTTCAGCGAATATTTCGGGATCCGCCCGACCTTCTCGAACACGCTGCAGGTCTCCGGCGCGACCGCGGCGACGATGTTCAGCATCGGCGCGGCCGCCATTCACGGCGGGCTCGCCAAGACGGTGCTGCTGGTCGCGGCCGACAGCCTCATGACGGGGCTGACGCCGGATCTCGCGCTGCGCTCGCTCACCGAGAGCCGGGACCAGCAATACGAGATGCCGTTCGGCATTCCCGTTGCCAACACCTTCGCTATGACGGCACACCGGCACATGAAGGAGTTCGGCACCACACCAGAACAACTGGCGGAGGTCGCGGCCGTGCACCGGCGTCACGCCGCGCGCACACCCGGCGCGCAGCAGACGACGCCGATCACGGTTGCGGACGTGCTGAATTCGCCGATGGTCACCACGCCCTATCACAAGCTTGACTGTTCGCTGATCTCGGACGGCGGCGCGGCATTCGTGCTCACATCAGTCGAACATGCGATGTCGCTCGGGATCGAAACGCCGATCTACATCCTCGGTTGCGGTGAATGCTACACCCACGAGCACATCTTCCTGATGCCGTCACTGACCACAACCGGTGCCGTCGAATCTGCGGGCCGCGCCTACGCGATGGCCGGCTATCAGCCGCGCGACGTGGATGTCGCCGGTATCTATGACTGCTTCACCGGAACCGTGGTGATGATGCTCGAGGATCTCGGCTTCTGCCGGAAGGGCGAAGGCGGCCCGTTCGTCGCCGACGGACAAATGAGCTATGGCGGCCAGATTCCGTCCAACACCCATGGCGGCTTGCTGTCGTTCGCGCATTCGGGAATGCCGGGCTCGCTGTTCCACTTCCATGAGGTGATCGCGCAGCTCCGCGGCCGATGCGGCGAGCGGCAAGTGGAAGGCGCCGAGCTCGGGCTGGTGCACAGCCTCGGCGCCGGGTTTGCCACCAATGCCACGACCATCCTAGGCACGCGGGGAACGCTGTGA